Proteins from a single region of Actinomycetes bacterium:
- the recA gene encoding recombinase RecA: MAAADREKALDTALAQIEKSFGKGSVMRLGDEVRVPIEVIPTGSIALDVALGIGGLPRGRVVEIYGPESSGKTTVALHAVASAQRAGGIAAFIDAEHALDPDYAGKLGVDTDALLVSQPDTGEQALEIADMLVRSGALDILVIDSVAALVPRAEIEGEMGDNHVGLQARLMSQALRKMTGALSNTNTTAIFINQLREKIGVMFGSPETTTGGKALKFYSSVRLDVRRIETLKDGTDAVGNRTRVKVVKNKVAPPFKQAEFDIIYGQGISREGGLIDMGVDNGIVRKSGAWYTYDGDQLGQGKENARTFLRDNPDLADEIEKKIKEKLGIGATLDAGVDLTSAVPVTI; encoded by the coding sequence ATGGCAGCAGCAGACCGCGAGAAGGCGCTCGACACCGCCCTCGCACAGATCGAGAAGTCCTTCGGCAAGGGCTCCGTCATGCGGCTCGGCGACGAGGTGCGGGTGCCGATTGAGGTCATCCCGACCGGGTCGATCGCGCTCGATGTCGCGCTTGGCATCGGCGGACTGCCCCGCGGCCGGGTGGTGGAGATTTACGGCCCGGAGTCCTCCGGCAAGACCACGGTGGCGCTGCACGCGGTGGCCAGCGCGCAGCGGGCCGGCGGGATCGCCGCGTTCATCGACGCCGAGCACGCCCTCGACCCCGACTACGCCGGCAAGCTCGGCGTCGACACCGACGCGCTGCTGGTCTCCCAGCCGGACACCGGCGAGCAGGCGCTGGAGATCGCCGACATGTTGGTCCGCTCGGGCGCCCTGGACATCTTGGTCATCGACTCGGTGGCCGCGTTGGTACCACGGGCCGAGATCGAGGGCGAGATGGGCGACAACCACGTGGGCCTGCAGGCCCGGCTGATGTCGCAGGCGCTGCGCAAGATGACCGGGGCGCTGAGCAACACCAACACCACGGCGATCTTCATCAACCAGCTGCGCGAGAAGATCGGCGTGATGTTCGGCTCGCCGGAGACCACGACCGGCGGCAAGGCGCTGAAGTTCTACTCGAGCGTGCGGCTCGACGTCCGCCGGATCGAGACGCTCAAGGACGGCACCGACGCGGTCGGCAACCGCACCCGCGTCAAGGTGGTGAAGAACAAGGTCGCCCCGCCGTTCAAGCAGGCCGAGTTCGACATCATCTACGGCCAGGGGATCTCCCGCGAGGGCGGCCTGATCGACATGGGCGTCGACAACGGGATCGTCCGCAAGAGCGGGGCCTGGTACACCTACGACGGCGACCAGCTGGGCCAGGGCAAGGAGAACGCCCGCACCTTCCTGCGGGACAACCCCGACCTCGCCGACGAGATCGAGAAGAAGATCAAGGAGAAGCTCGGCATCGGCGCGACCCTGGACGCCGGGGTCGACCTGACCTCCGCTGTCCCGGTCACGATCTGA
- a CDS encoding regulatory protein RecX, which produces MAHRSRPAPPEPGGHRDVGPDADPDDVARTIALQQLGFGPRTRAQLEQVMARRNVPEESVRRLLERFCEVGLVDDAAYASAWVESRHTGRGLARRALAHELRHRGVPDPLVDQALDELDSDRELATARALVARRLPATRSLEPAARVRRLTGLLARKGYPGGLSYRVVREALAGEGLAAEGLAEDQLAGLDTAEPD; this is translated from the coding sequence ATGGCACATCGGAGCCGGCCCGCGCCGCCGGAGCCGGGCGGCCACCGCGACGTGGGGCCGGACGCCGACCCCGACGACGTGGCCCGCACCATCGCACTGCAGCAGCTGGGCTTCGGCCCGCGGACCAGGGCCCAGCTCGAGCAGGTGATGGCCCGGCGTAACGTGCCGGAGGAGTCGGTCCGACGGCTGCTCGAACGGTTCTGTGAGGTCGGCCTGGTCGACGACGCCGCGTACGCGTCCGCCTGGGTCGAGTCCCGGCACACCGGCCGGGGGCTGGCCCGCCGGGCGCTGGCCCACGAGCTGCGGCACCGGGGGGTGCCCGACCCGCTCGTCGACCAAGCCCTCGACGAGCTCGACTCGGACCGTGAGCTGGCCACCGCCCGAGCGCTGGTGGCCCGCCGGCTGCCCGCGACCCGCAGCCTGGAGCCGGCCGCCCGTGTGCGCCGGCTGACCGGGCTGCTGGCCCGCAAGGGCTACCCGGGCGGGCTCAGCTACCGGGTGGTCCGCGAGGCGCTGGCCGGAGAAGGCCTGGCAGCGGAGGGTCTCGCCGAGGACCAGCTGGCCGGGCTGGACACCGCCGAGCCGGACTGA
- a CDS encoding aminoglycoside phosphotransferase family protein — MGAVEQYAAAAGVDPATSGLVLDLRGKQHVVLVDRTAGLVWRFPRTPDRLALLEDDAARLRAAHRLGLPAPAVLGAVLDAPLGRAHLLLEYLPGIAMDDPAVRGLDDASAARLGRDLAALLARTRCLPAGAWPLPAPEWVGLWQALADELSASVVPLLPVALAERAVADLDRAVHAARRAPQGLIHGDLGGVNLRVDPATGALTGVLDWDGAVPGDPAVDTIAVAVGADPRVVASMLAAGPELAGDLERARAYVATWALQEMSWGLRHDDPGLTQDGLARFAGSLTGQSGSAVSSPASWSSARPSAARPSPASASRTTR, encoded by the coding sequence GTGGGAGCCGTCGAGCAGTACGCGGCCGCAGCCGGCGTCGACCCGGCAACCTCGGGGTTGGTGCTCGACTTGCGCGGCAAGCAGCACGTGGTGCTGGTCGACCGGACCGCCGGCCTGGTCTGGCGGTTCCCCCGGACACCGGACCGGCTGGCCCTGCTCGAGGACGACGCGGCCCGACTGCGGGCAGCGCACCGGCTGGGGCTGCCGGCGCCCGCGGTGCTCGGTGCGGTCCTGGACGCGCCGCTGGGCCGGGCGCACCTGCTGCTGGAGTACCTGCCCGGTATCGCCATGGACGACCCGGCGGTCCGCGGCCTGGACGACGCGTCCGCCGCACGGCTGGGTCGCGACCTGGCCGCGCTGCTGGCCCGGACCCGCTGCCTGCCGGCCGGGGCCTGGCCGCTGCCGGCCCCGGAGTGGGTCGGGCTGTGGCAGGCGCTGGCCGACGAGCTGTCGGCCAGCGTGGTGCCGTTGCTGCCGGTTGCACTGGCCGAGCGCGCCGTCGCGGACCTGGACCGGGCGGTTCACGCGGCTCGACGGGCCCCGCAGGGGCTGATCCACGGCGACCTGGGCGGGGTCAACCTCCGGGTGGACCCGGCCACGGGTGCGCTGACCGGCGTGCTGGACTGGGACGGCGCGGTGCCCGGCGACCCGGCCGTGGACACCATCGCGGTGGCCGTGGGCGCCGACCCGCGGGTGGTCGCCTCGATGCTGGCCGCCGGGCCCGAGCTGGCCGGCGACCTGGAGCGGGCCAGAGCGTATGTGGCCACCTGGGCGCTGCAGGAGATGTCCTGGGGGCTGCGCCACGACGATCCGGGGCTCACCCAGGACGGGCTGGCCCGGTTCGCCGGCTCGCTGACCGGTCAGTCCGGCTCGGCGGTGTCCAGCCCGGCCAGCTGGTCCTCGGCGAGACCCTCCGCTGCCAGGCCTTCTCCGGCCAGCGCCTCGCGGACCACCCGGTAG
- a CDS encoding phosphatase PAP2 family protein — translation MPTFPSPNRLRVVGWTSLGFFLALTLVVLLDGHQLARLDSAVERTVRQWVTTRPAIVRVAEAITWLGNPLVVTAVVVVLALLLYARGARPAAVYLAATAAGGALLNTSVKLLVERARPATVDHLVAAHGFSYPSGHAAAGIYLFGALSVLALLLVPGRLGRRIALAACVVGPLIGISRIVLSVHWLTDVLAGWALALAWLSLTTSVLLRVEQPQRGPDLQVQPRDERLG, via the coding sequence ATGCCCACTTTCCCGTCGCCCAACCGGCTTCGGGTCGTCGGGTGGACGTCGTTGGGGTTCTTCCTGGCGCTCACCCTGGTCGTGCTGCTGGACGGCCACCAGCTGGCCCGGCTGGACTCCGCGGTCGAGCGCACCGTGCGGCAGTGGGTGACCACGCGGCCAGCGATCGTCCGGGTCGCCGAGGCCATCACCTGGCTGGGCAACCCGTTGGTCGTGACCGCGGTGGTCGTGGTCCTGGCGCTGCTCCTCTACGCCCGGGGGGCCCGGCCGGCGGCCGTCTACCTGGCTGCGACCGCGGCCGGTGGTGCGCTGCTCAACACCTCGGTCAAGCTGCTCGTCGAGCGGGCCCGCCCCGCGACGGTCGACCACCTGGTTGCGGCGCACGGGTTCAGCTACCCCTCCGGCCACGCGGCCGCCGGGATCTACCTGTTCGGCGCGCTGTCGGTGCTGGCGCTGCTCCTGGTCCCCGGCCGGCTGGGGCGGCGGATAGCGCTGGCTGCGTGCGTCGTGGGCCCGCTCATCGGGATCAGCCGGATCGTGCTCAGCGTGCACTGGCTCACCGACGTGCTCGCCGGCTGGGCGCTGGCGCTGGCCTGGCTGTCGCTGACGACGTCAGTCCTGCTGCGCGTCGAGCAGCCGCAGCGCGGCCCGGACCTGCAGGTGCAGCCCCGGGACGAGCGGCTCGGGTAG
- a CDS encoding DUF3046 domain-containing protein: protein MRLSDFWRRMEDHLGPSYAASWARDTVLAELGGRTVDQALAQGEDTLLVWRAVWSHLQLPPSAR from the coding sequence GTGCGGCTCAGCGACTTCTGGCGGCGGATGGAGGACCACCTCGGTCCCAGCTACGCGGCCTCGTGGGCGCGGGACACGGTGCTCGCCGAGCTCGGCGGGCGCACCGTGGACCAGGCGCTGGCCCAGGGCGAGGACACCCTGCTGGTCTGGCGCGCAGTCTGGTCGCACCTGCAGCTGCCGCCGTCCGCCCGCTGA
- a CDS encoding MFS transporter yields the protein MNRRGRQPGLAAGLMVGALGAAVVLVATVTRWLPLLLVGTFLFGTASATGLQARYAATDLAEPRHRARALSLVVWATTIGAVAGPNLADPAGRVALELGLPMLAGPYLFSLVAFALGALLLARRRFVAAGGVANPALSVRAAYRVVGQTPRALLGLGAIVVAHTAMVGVMVMTPIHMRHVDVSLTVIGLVISVHIAGFYALSPVVGWAVDRFGRVPMIYLGAVLLLASAAVAGTAPVHDSAQLGVGLFLLGLGWSCGLVAGSTLLTEPVPAASRTSVQGAADLAMNAAGAVDGALAGVRRCADVVRLAHGGGGRSGRAAGDRCGPPGVSVGFEHSFDLGFPLSLRPQPRCRLSLVVGGGS from the coding sequence ATGAACCGGCGCGGCCGCCAGCCTGGGCTGGCGGCCGGACTGATGGTGGGGGCGCTGGGGGCGGCCGTCGTGCTCGTCGCGACGGTGACCCGGTGGCTGCCGCTGCTGCTCGTGGGCACGTTCCTGTTCGGGACGGCGTCAGCGACCGGGCTGCAGGCCCGCTACGCGGCGACCGACCTGGCCGAGCCGCGGCACCGGGCCCGCGCCCTGTCCCTGGTGGTGTGGGCGACCACGATCGGCGCGGTCGCCGGGCCGAACCTGGCCGACCCGGCCGGACGGGTGGCGCTCGAGCTGGGGCTGCCGATGCTGGCCGGGCCGTACCTGTTCTCGCTGGTGGCGTTCGCGCTCGGCGCGCTGCTGCTGGCCCGGCGCCGGTTCGTCGCGGCCGGCGGCGTCGCCAACCCGGCCCTGTCGGTGCGGGCGGCGTACCGCGTCGTAGGCCAGACGCCACGGGCGCTGCTGGGGCTCGGCGCCATCGTGGTCGCGCACACCGCCATGGTCGGGGTCATGGTGATGACCCCGATCCACATGCGGCACGTGGACGTCTCGCTCACCGTCATCGGCCTGGTGATCAGCGTGCACATCGCCGGCTTCTACGCCCTCTCCCCGGTGGTGGGCTGGGCCGTCGACCGGTTCGGCCGGGTCCCGATGATCTACCTGGGCGCGGTGCTGCTGCTCGCGTCCGCCGCGGTGGCCGGGACGGCGCCCGTGCACGACTCGGCCCAGCTGGGGGTGGGCCTGTTCCTGCTCGGACTGGGCTGGTCCTGCGGGCTGGTCGCCGGCTCCACGCTGCTCACCGAGCCGGTGCCGGCGGCCAGCCGGACCTCGGTGCAAGGCGCGGCCGACCTGGCCATGAACGCGGCCGGCGCGGTGGACGGGGCGCTCGCCGGGGTGCGTCGATGCGCTGACGTCGTACGGCTGGCTCACGGTGGGGGCGGCCGGTCTGGTCGGGCTGCTGGTGATCGGTGCGGCCCACCCGGCGTGTCGGTTGGATTCGAACACTCGTTCGACCTAGGCTTCCCGCTGTCGCTTCGTCCACAGCCTCGGTGTCGGCTCTCGCTGGTTGTCGGTGGCGGGTCGTAG